One segment of Nyctibius grandis isolate bNycGra1 chromosome 11, bNycGra1.pri, whole genome shotgun sequence DNA contains the following:
- the PPIP5K1 gene encoding inositol hexakisphosphate and diphosphoinositol-pentakisphosphate kinase 1 isoform X4 encodes MKRDETDFFEDDEEEESPPERQIVVGICAMTKKSKSKPMTQILERLCKFEYITVVIMGEDVILNEPVENWPSCDCLISFHSKGFPLDKAVAYAKLCKPFLINDLDMQYYIQDRREVYRILQEEGIDLPRYAVLNRDPDRPEECNLVEGEDHVEVNGAVFPKPFVEKPVSAEDHNVYIYYPTSAGGGSQRLFRKIGSRSSVYSPESSVRKTGSYIYEEFMPTDGTDVKVYTVGPDYAHAEARKSPALDGKVERDSEGKEIRYPVMLTAMEKLVARKVCVAFKQTVCGFDLLRANGHSFVCDVNGFSFVKNSMKYYDDCAKILGNIIMRELAPQFHIPWSIPTEAEDIPIVPTTSGTMMELRCVIAVIRHGDRTPKQKMKMEVKHPRFFELFEKYDGYKTGKLKLKKPEQLQEVLDIARQLVVELGTHSDCEIEERKSKLEQLKSVLEMYGHFSGINRKVQLTYLPHGHPKAASEDEEARRESFPSLLLVLKWGGELTPAGRVQAEELGRAFRCMYPGGQGDYAGFPGCGLLRLHSTYRHDLKIYASDEGRVQMTAAAFAKGLLALEGELTPILVQMVKSANMNGLLDSDSDSLSSCQHRVKARLHEIMQKDAQFCEEDYEKLAPTGSASLLNSMTFIQNPVEVCNQVFTLIENLTSQIQKRLEDPKSADLQLYHSETLELMLQRWSKLERDFRMKNGRYDISKIPDIYDCIKYDVQHNRALKLEGTAELFKLSKALADVIIPQEYGINKEEKLEIAIGFCLPLIKKIQLDLQRTHEDESVNKLHPLYSRGVLSPGRHVRTRLYFTSESHVHSLLSIFRYGGLLDENKDQQWKRAMDYLSAISELNYMTQIVIMLYEDNNKDPSSEERFHVELHFSPGVKGCEEDRNVPTGFGFRPASAENEDKKAAQGSLEDLSKEKGVDEPDRAQHRSPQPSEPVSVQRRSPLIRNRKTGSMEVLSESSSKSGGYRLFSTYSRQSSEMKQSGLGSQCTGLFSTTVLGGSSSAPNLQDYARSHGKKFASSLTYKDELLSMPAVKRFSVSFAKHPTNDVLEHHHVAQLLRRFSSDYATSRNVSLDATLAHHLQQCSYHLRLFRSWLISGRDDLECLYGFEGCSMVPTIYPLETLHNSLSLRQVNEFLTAVCRSCSESHVQSTAALFDSMIGSQIPGDPFMSQQILSSSSLPLRQRSDKPPWYSSGPSSTVSSAGPSSPTSVDNCARFSFTEKLSISPPKSEEQLPSQCPEQGERQPPGRGLGVEVGMSGLSVAEPSATETLTWNKGPEPGRVLELCEKELAEADSNPEEKSVVELDEEESDGEMLEPSNTGNAQRGAGSDIRLAGETVNPGEGYTGAMSGLGQSGLSEEILVPCEEELLGEALDPEHMGKELLGHSAPSGHPCQVQPPPPEKCVEEPQPLCREDQQD; translated from the exons ATGAAGAGAGACGAAACAGATTTCTTTGAAGACGATGAAGAGGAGGAGTCG CCACCTGAGCGGCAGATTGTGGTTGGAATCTGTGCCATGACCAAAAAGTCCAAGTCAAAGCCCATGACACAGATTCTGGAGCGTCTGTGCAAGTTTGAGTATATCACAGTGGTGATTATGGGGGAAGATGTTATTCTGAATGAACCGGTGGAGAACTGGCCCTCTTGTGACTGCCTCATATCGTTCCACTCCAAAG GATTCCCCCTGGATAAAGCAGTTGCTTATGCCAAGCTGTGCAAGCCATTTCTGATTAATGACCTTGATATGCAGTATTATATCCAGGACAG GCGTGAAGTGTATCGGATCCTTCAAGAAGAGGGAATAGACTTGCCCCGCTATGCTGTGCTCAATCGAGACCCTGATAGACCAGAAG AGTGCAACTTGGTGGAAGGAGAGGACCACGTGGAGGTAAATGGAGCTGTTTTCCCAAAGCCATTTGTAGAGAAGCCGGTCAGTGCTGAAGACCATAATGTGTATATTTACTACCCGACGTCAGCAGGTGGGGGCAGCCAGCGGCTCTTCCGGAAG ATTGGCAGCCGCAGTAGCGTGTACTCCCCAGAGAGCAGCGTGAGGAAGACGGGCTCGTACATTTACGAGGAGTTCATGCCTACAGACGGCACTGATGTGAAG GTGTACACTGTTGGGCCGGACTATGCCCATGCAGAGGCTCGCAAATCCCCTGCCCTGGACGGGAAGGTTGAACGGGACAGTGAAGGGAAAGAAATCCGTTACCCCGTCATGCTGACTGCCATGGAGAAACTAGTTGCCCGGAAAGTCTGTGTAGCCTTTAAG CAAACGGTGTGCGGGTTCGACCTGCTGCGGGCAAACGGCCACTCCTTTGTTTGCGATGTGAACGGCTTCAGCTTTGTGAAGAACTCCATGAAGTATTACGATGACTGTGCCAAAATCCTCGG GAATATAATCATGCGGGAATTGGCTCCCCAGTTTCATATTCCCTGGTCCATCCCAACAGAGGCAGAAGACATTCCCATTGTCCCCACAACTTCAGGCACCAT GATGGAGCTTCGTTGTGTTATTGCAGTCATCCGGCACGGAGATCGCACCCCAAAGCAGAAGATGAAGATGGAAGTCAAGCATCCCCG GTTCTTTGAATTATTTGAGAAATACGATGGCTACAAGACAGGGAAGTTGAAGCTGAAGAaaccagagcagctgcag GAAGTGCTGGACATTGCACGGCAGCTTGTGGTGGAACTGGGAACCCACAGTGACTGTGAGATTGAGGAGAGGAAGTCCAAACTGGAACAGCTGAAGAGCGTCTTGGAGAT GTACGGACATTTTTCTGGCATTAACCGAAAGGTGCAGCTGACCTACCTGCCCCACGGACATCCAAAAGCTGCAAGTGAAGATGAAG AAGCTCGCCGAGAGTCTTTCccatctcttctcctggtgCTTAAGTGGGGTGGAGAGCTGACACCAGCAGGAAGGGTCCAGGCAGAAGAGCTGGGGCGAGCCTTTCGCTGTAtgtacccaggtggccaag GTGATTACGCTGGTTTCCCTGGATGTGGCTTGCTCAGGCTGCACAGCACCTACCGTCATGACCTCAAGATCTACGCCTCAGATGAGGGACGAGTTCAgatgacagcagcagcttttgcaaag GGTCTGCTGGCCCTGGAAggagagctgacccccatcctGGTGCAAATGGTGAAAAGTGCCAATATGAACGGTCTCCTGGACAGTGACAGTGATTCCCTTAGCAGCTGTCAACACAGAGTGAAGGCACGGCTGCATGAAATCATGCAGAAGGATGCTCAGTTCTGTGAAGAGGATTACGAAAAG CTAGCACCTACAGGCAGTGCTTCTCTGCTCAACTCCATGACATTCATCCAGAACCCGGTAGAGGTCTGTAACCAGGTGTTCACCCTCATTGAGAATCTCACCTCCCAGATACAAAAACGTCTGGAAGACCCAAAATCTGCAG ACCTGCAGCTGTACCACAGTGAGACTCTAGAACTGATGCTGCAACGCTGGAGTAAGCTGGAGCGAGATTTCCGCATGAAGAATGGGCGTTACGACATCAGCAAGATCCCTGATATCTACGACTGCATCAAGTATGATGTACAGCACAACCGTGCGCTGAAACTGGAAGGCACAGCTGAACTCTTCAAACTCTCCAAAGCCCTGGCAGATGTGATCATACCCCAG GAATATGGGATTAATAAGGAGGAGAAACTGGAGATTGCTATTGGCTTTTGTCTTCCTCTCATTAAAAAGATCCAGCTGGACCTACAGAGAACCCATGAAGATGAGTCTGTCAACAAACTACATCCCTT GTACTCAAGAGGAGTTCTGTCACCAGGTCGCCACGTTCGGACGCGGCTCTACTTCACCAGTGAGAGCCACGTGCACTCTCTGCTCAGTATCTTCCGCTATGGGGGGCTCCTGGAT gaaaacaaagaccaGCAGTGGAAGAGAGCCATGGACTATTTGAGTGCTATCTCAGAGCTGAACTACATGACCCAGATTGTTATCATGCTCTACGAGGACAACAACAAG GACCCATCTTCAGAAGAGCGTTTCCACGTGGAGCTGCACTTCAGCCCTGGCGTGAAAGGCTGTGAGGAAGACAGAAACGTGCCCACGGGGTTCGGCTTCCGTCCTGCCTCGGCGGAG AACGAGGACAAGAAAGCAGCCCAAGGCAGCCTGGAGGACCTCTCCAAAGAGAAGGGTGTCGATGAGCCGGACCGTGCACAGCACAGGTCTCCGCAGCCTTCCGAGCCGGTCAGCGTTCAGCGAAGATCACCGCTGATCAGGAACCGGAAGACAGGGTCCATGGAG GTGCTATCTGAATCTTCTTCCAAGTCAGGAGGTTATCGCCTCTTCAGCACTTACTCCAGGCAGTCTTCGGAGATGAAGCAAAGTGGCTTAG GGTCACAATGCACCGGCCTGTTTAGCACCACTGTGCTGGGAGGCTCCTCCAGTGCCCCCAACCTCCAGGACTACGCACGCAGCCATGGCAAAAAGTTTGCCAGCAGCCTGACATACAAAGACG agCTCTTGTCTATGCCAGCCGTAAAACGATTTTCTGTGTCGTTTGCAAAGCATCCAACTAATG ATGTGCTTGAGCACCACCACGTTGCCCAGTTGCTGCGCCGTTTTTCCTCTGACTATGCCACGAGCCGGAACGTCTCCCTGGATGCCACTCTAGCCCACCACCTCCAGCAGTGCTCCTACCACCTGCGCCTCTTCAGGAGCTGGCTGATCTCGGGGCGGGATGACTTGGAGTGTCTTTACG GTTTCGAAGGCTGTTCCATGGTTCCCACCATTTATCCCCTGGAGACCCTGCACAACTCCCTTTCTTTGCGACAGGTCAACGAGTTCCTGACAGCTGTGTGCAGGAGTTGCAGCGAATCCCATGTCCAGTCTACCGCAG cttTGTTTGATTCAATGATTGGCAGCCAGATACCAGGAGACCCCTTTATGTCCCAGCAAATCCTGTCATCATCCTCTTTGCCATTGCGCCAGCGGTCGGATAAGCCCCCTTGGT aCAGCAGTGGCCCCTCCAGTACTGTCTCCAGTGCAGGCCCATCCTCCCCAACCTCTGTGGACAACTGTGCGCGTTTCAGCTTCACTGAGAAACTTTCCATCAGTCCTCCAAAAAGTGAGGAGCAGCTGCCTAGCCAGTGCCCTGAGCAAGGAGAGAGACAGCCTCCAGGCAGAGGGCTTGGCGTGGAGGTGGGCATGTCTGGGTTGTCGGTGGCGGAGCCAAGTGCCACAGAGACCCTGACCTGGAATAAGGGCCCAGAGCCAGGCAGGGTCCTGGAGCTGTGCGAgaaggagctggcagaggcGGACTCTAACCCAGAGGAGAAGAGCGTGGTGGAGCTGGATGAAGAAGAATCAGATGGGGAAATGTTAGAGCCAAGTAACACAGGGAACGCACAGCGTGGTGCAGGGTCTGATATAAGGCTGGCTGGGGAGACAGTGAATCCAGGTGAGGGGTATACAGGGGCAATGAGTGGCCTGGGTCAGTCAGGGCTGTCCGAGGAGATCTTGGTGCCCTGTgaagaggagctgctgggagaggcGTTGGACCCAGAGCATATGGgcaaggagctgctggggcacAGTGCTCCATCAGGTCACCCGTGCCAGGTGCAGCCACCACCTCCtgagaaatgtgtggaggaGCCGCAGCCGCTGTGTCGGGAGGATCAGCAGGACTAG
- the PPIP5K1 gene encoding inositol hexakisphosphate and diphosphoinositol-pentakisphosphate kinase 1 isoform X8, with translation MSSLTTSSEGENSTPRFVVGSRDDETDLLGSNMKRDETDFFEDDEEEESPPERQIVVGICAMTKKSKSKPMTQILERLCKFEYITVVIMGEDVILNEPVENWPSCDCLISFHSKGFPLDKAVAYAKLCKPFLINDLDMQYYIQDRREVYRILQEEGIDLPRYAVLNRDPDRPEECNLVEGEDHVEVNGAVFPKPFVEKPVSAEDHNVYIYYPTSAGGGSQRLFRKIGSRSSVYSPESSVRKTGSYIYEEFMPTDGTDVKVYTVGPDYAHAEARKSPALDGKVERDSEGKEIRYPVMLTAMEKLVARKVCVAFKQTVCGFDLLRANGHSFVCDVNGFSFVKNSMKYYDDCAKILGNIIMRELAPQFHIPWSIPTEAEDIPIVPTTSGTMMELRCVIAVIRHGDRTPKQKMKMEVKHPRFFELFEKYDGYKTGKLKLKKPEQLQEVLDIARQLVVELGTHSDCEIEERKSKLEQLKSVLEMYGHFSGINRKVQLTYLPHGHPKAASEDEEARRESFPSLLLVLKWGGELTPAGRVQAEELGRAFRCMYPGGQGDYAGFPGCGLLRLHSTYRHDLKIYASDEGRVQMTAAAFAKGLLALEGELTPILVQMVKSANMNGLLDSDSDSLSSCQHRVKARLHEIMQKDAQFCEEDYEKLAPTGSASLLNSMTFIQNPVEVCNQVFTLIENLTSQIQKRLEDPKSADLQLYHSETLELMLQRWSKLERDFRMKNGRYDISKIPDIYDCIKYDVQHNRALKLEGTAELFKLSKALADVIIPQEYGINKEEKLEIAIGFCLPLIKKIQLDLQRTHEDESVNKLHPLYSRGVLSPGRHVRTRLYFTSESHVHSLLSIFRYGGLLDENKDQQWKRAMDYLSAISELNYMTQIVIMLYEDNNKDPSSEERFHVELHFSPGVKGCEEDRNVPTGFGFRPASAENEDKKAAQGSLEDLSKEKGVDEPDRAQHRSPQPSEPVSVQRRSPLIRNRKTGSMEVLSESSSKSGGYRLFSTYSRQSSEMKQSGLGFEGCSMVPTIYPLETLHNSLSLRQVNEFLTAVCRSCSESHVQSTAALFDSMIGSQIPGDPFMSQQILSSSSLPLRQRSDKPPWYSSGPSSTVSSAGPSSPTSVDNCARFSFTEKLSISPPKSEEQLPSQCPEQGERQPPGRGLGVEVGMSGLSVAEPSATETLTWNKGPEPGRVLELCEKELAEADSNPEEKSVVELDEEESDGEMLEPSNTGNAQRGAGSDIRLAGETVNPGEGYTGAMSGLGQSGLSEEILVPCEEELLGEALDPEHMGKELLGHSAPSGHPCQVQPPPPEKCVEEPQPLCREDQQD, from the exons ATGTCGTCCCTGACGACCTCCAGTGAGGGCGAGAACTCCACTCCCAGGTTTGTTGTCGGTTCCAGGGATGATGAGACAGACTTGCTGGGATCAAACATGAAGAGAGACGAAACAGATTTCTTTGAAGACGATGAAGAGGAGGAGTCG CCACCTGAGCGGCAGATTGTGGTTGGAATCTGTGCCATGACCAAAAAGTCCAAGTCAAAGCCCATGACACAGATTCTGGAGCGTCTGTGCAAGTTTGAGTATATCACAGTGGTGATTATGGGGGAAGATGTTATTCTGAATGAACCGGTGGAGAACTGGCCCTCTTGTGACTGCCTCATATCGTTCCACTCCAAAG GATTCCCCCTGGATAAAGCAGTTGCTTATGCCAAGCTGTGCAAGCCATTTCTGATTAATGACCTTGATATGCAGTATTATATCCAGGACAG GCGTGAAGTGTATCGGATCCTTCAAGAAGAGGGAATAGACTTGCCCCGCTATGCTGTGCTCAATCGAGACCCTGATAGACCAGAAG AGTGCAACTTGGTGGAAGGAGAGGACCACGTGGAGGTAAATGGAGCTGTTTTCCCAAAGCCATTTGTAGAGAAGCCGGTCAGTGCTGAAGACCATAATGTGTATATTTACTACCCGACGTCAGCAGGTGGGGGCAGCCAGCGGCTCTTCCGGAAG ATTGGCAGCCGCAGTAGCGTGTACTCCCCAGAGAGCAGCGTGAGGAAGACGGGCTCGTACATTTACGAGGAGTTCATGCCTACAGACGGCACTGATGTGAAG GTGTACACTGTTGGGCCGGACTATGCCCATGCAGAGGCTCGCAAATCCCCTGCCCTGGACGGGAAGGTTGAACGGGACAGTGAAGGGAAAGAAATCCGTTACCCCGTCATGCTGACTGCCATGGAGAAACTAGTTGCCCGGAAAGTCTGTGTAGCCTTTAAG CAAACGGTGTGCGGGTTCGACCTGCTGCGGGCAAACGGCCACTCCTTTGTTTGCGATGTGAACGGCTTCAGCTTTGTGAAGAACTCCATGAAGTATTACGATGACTGTGCCAAAATCCTCGG GAATATAATCATGCGGGAATTGGCTCCCCAGTTTCATATTCCCTGGTCCATCCCAACAGAGGCAGAAGACATTCCCATTGTCCCCACAACTTCAGGCACCAT GATGGAGCTTCGTTGTGTTATTGCAGTCATCCGGCACGGAGATCGCACCCCAAAGCAGAAGATGAAGATGGAAGTCAAGCATCCCCG GTTCTTTGAATTATTTGAGAAATACGATGGCTACAAGACAGGGAAGTTGAAGCTGAAGAaaccagagcagctgcag GAAGTGCTGGACATTGCACGGCAGCTTGTGGTGGAACTGGGAACCCACAGTGACTGTGAGATTGAGGAGAGGAAGTCCAAACTGGAACAGCTGAAGAGCGTCTTGGAGAT GTACGGACATTTTTCTGGCATTAACCGAAAGGTGCAGCTGACCTACCTGCCCCACGGACATCCAAAAGCTGCAAGTGAAGATGAAG AAGCTCGCCGAGAGTCTTTCccatctcttctcctggtgCTTAAGTGGGGTGGAGAGCTGACACCAGCAGGAAGGGTCCAGGCAGAAGAGCTGGGGCGAGCCTTTCGCTGTAtgtacccaggtggccaag GTGATTACGCTGGTTTCCCTGGATGTGGCTTGCTCAGGCTGCACAGCACCTACCGTCATGACCTCAAGATCTACGCCTCAGATGAGGGACGAGTTCAgatgacagcagcagcttttgcaaag GGTCTGCTGGCCCTGGAAggagagctgacccccatcctGGTGCAAATGGTGAAAAGTGCCAATATGAACGGTCTCCTGGACAGTGACAGTGATTCCCTTAGCAGCTGTCAACACAGAGTGAAGGCACGGCTGCATGAAATCATGCAGAAGGATGCTCAGTTCTGTGAAGAGGATTACGAAAAG CTAGCACCTACAGGCAGTGCTTCTCTGCTCAACTCCATGACATTCATCCAGAACCCGGTAGAGGTCTGTAACCAGGTGTTCACCCTCATTGAGAATCTCACCTCCCAGATACAAAAACGTCTGGAAGACCCAAAATCTGCAG ACCTGCAGCTGTACCACAGTGAGACTCTAGAACTGATGCTGCAACGCTGGAGTAAGCTGGAGCGAGATTTCCGCATGAAGAATGGGCGTTACGACATCAGCAAGATCCCTGATATCTACGACTGCATCAAGTATGATGTACAGCACAACCGTGCGCTGAAACTGGAAGGCACAGCTGAACTCTTCAAACTCTCCAAAGCCCTGGCAGATGTGATCATACCCCAG GAATATGGGATTAATAAGGAGGAGAAACTGGAGATTGCTATTGGCTTTTGTCTTCCTCTCATTAAAAAGATCCAGCTGGACCTACAGAGAACCCATGAAGATGAGTCTGTCAACAAACTACATCCCTT GTACTCAAGAGGAGTTCTGTCACCAGGTCGCCACGTTCGGACGCGGCTCTACTTCACCAGTGAGAGCCACGTGCACTCTCTGCTCAGTATCTTCCGCTATGGGGGGCTCCTGGAT gaaaacaaagaccaGCAGTGGAAGAGAGCCATGGACTATTTGAGTGCTATCTCAGAGCTGAACTACATGACCCAGATTGTTATCATGCTCTACGAGGACAACAACAAG GACCCATCTTCAGAAGAGCGTTTCCACGTGGAGCTGCACTTCAGCCCTGGCGTGAAAGGCTGTGAGGAAGACAGAAACGTGCCCACGGGGTTCGGCTTCCGTCCTGCCTCGGCGGAG AACGAGGACAAGAAAGCAGCCCAAGGCAGCCTGGAGGACCTCTCCAAAGAGAAGGGTGTCGATGAGCCGGACCGTGCACAGCACAGGTCTCCGCAGCCTTCCGAGCCGGTCAGCGTTCAGCGAAGATCACCGCTGATCAGGAACCGGAAGACAGGGTCCATGGAG GTGCTATCTGAATCTTCTTCCAAGTCAGGAGGTTATCGCCTCTTCAGCACTTACTCCAGGCAGTCTTCGGAGATGAAGCAAAGTGGCTTAG GTTTCGAAGGCTGTTCCATGGTTCCCACCATTTATCCCCTGGAGACCCTGCACAACTCCCTTTCTTTGCGACAGGTCAACGAGTTCCTGACAGCTGTGTGCAGGAGTTGCAGCGAATCCCATGTCCAGTCTACCGCAG cttTGTTTGATTCAATGATTGGCAGCCAGATACCAGGAGACCCCTTTATGTCCCAGCAAATCCTGTCATCATCCTCTTTGCCATTGCGCCAGCGGTCGGATAAGCCCCCTTGGT aCAGCAGTGGCCCCTCCAGTACTGTCTCCAGTGCAGGCCCATCCTCCCCAACCTCTGTGGACAACTGTGCGCGTTTCAGCTTCACTGAGAAACTTTCCATCAGTCCTCCAAAAAGTGAGGAGCAGCTGCCTAGCCAGTGCCCTGAGCAAGGAGAGAGACAGCCTCCAGGCAGAGGGCTTGGCGTGGAGGTGGGCATGTCTGGGTTGTCGGTGGCGGAGCCAAGTGCCACAGAGACCCTGACCTGGAATAAGGGCCCAGAGCCAGGCAGGGTCCTGGAGCTGTGCGAgaaggagctggcagaggcGGACTCTAACCCAGAGGAGAAGAGCGTGGTGGAGCTGGATGAAGAAGAATCAGATGGGGAAATGTTAGAGCCAAGTAACACAGGGAACGCACAGCGTGGTGCAGGGTCTGATATAAGGCTGGCTGGGGAGACAGTGAATCCAGGTGAGGGGTATACAGGGGCAATGAGTGGCCTGGGTCAGTCAGGGCTGTCCGAGGAGATCTTGGTGCCCTGTgaagaggagctgctgggagaggcGTTGGACCCAGAGCATATGGgcaaggagctgctggggcacAGTGCTCCATCAGGTCACCCGTGCCAGGTGCAGCCACCACCTCCtgagaaatgtgtggaggaGCCGCAGCCGCTGTGTCGGGAGGATCAGCAGGACTAG